The Mangifera indica cultivar Alphonso chromosome 8, CATAS_Mindica_2.1, whole genome shotgun sequence genome has a window encoding:
- the LOC123222331 gene encoding bidirectional sugar transporter SWEET6a-like: MVNAETARNIVGIIGNVISFGLFLSPSPTFWRIIKRKSVEEFQPYAYIATCMNCMFWMLYGLPFVHPDSTLVITINAIGLVMELIYLSIFCYYDHQNKGRKKAAIGLSGEVVFVLIISVITMVAFHTHESRSFFVGIICDVFNIIMYASPLTIVRKVIRTKSVEYMPFYLSLAGFTNGCIWAAYALIKLDYFILISNGLGALFSLLQLIIYGVYYRSTPRKGQDIEKRPEVQLSTAPTG; this comes from the exons ATGGTTAATGCTGAAACTGCTCGCAATATCGTCGGCATCATTG GAAATGTTATCTCCTTCGGCCTCTTCCTCTCGCCATC TCCAACTTTTTGGAGAATAATTAAGAGGAAATCAGTGGAGGAGTTTCAGCCCTATGCATATATCGCAACATGTATGAATTGCATGTTTTGGATGCTTTATGGTCTTCCATTTGTTCATCCTGACAGCACTCTCGTCATCACCATCAACGCCATTGGCCTTGTGATGGAgttgatatatttatcaatattctgTTACTACGACCATCAGAACAAAGGaagg AAGAAGGCGGCGATTGGACTTTCTGGGGAAGTGGtttttgtattgataatatCTGTAATTACAATGGTGGCTTTTCACACCCATGAAAGCAGGTCATTTTTTGTGGGAATTATCTGCGATGTCTTCAACATTATCATGTATGCTTCACCACTCACCATTGTG AGAAAAGTTATAAGAACAAAGAGCGTAGAGTACATGCCATTCTATCTCTCACTTGCCGGTTTCACTAATGGCTGTATCTGGGCTGCTTATGCCCTCATCAAGCTGGATTATTTTATTCTG ATAAGCAATGGCCTTGGAGCACTGTTCAGTCTTCTGCAACTTATTATATATGGCGTGTACTATAGATCAACGCCTAGAAAGGGCCAAGATATCGAAAAGCGGCCGGAGGTTCAGCTCTCTACAGCTCCCACGGGTTAA
- the LOC123223106 gene encoding homeobox-leucine zipper protein HAT5-like isoform X1, protein MESGRIFFNPSVACHGNMFFLGKGDSLFRGATSMMSIEDSSKRRPFFTSPDDLFDDCYYDEQSPEKKRRLSAEQVNLLEKSFEEENKLEPERKIQLAKKLGLQPRQVAVWFQNRRARWKTKQLERDYDLLKASYDALLSNYDTIFKENENLKSQVVSLTEKLGETEENNKEGKKNEAVATEMAQVLVAQLSNKTEDGVSSGSGGSAVVDEDYPQIVESGDSISYFPNDEYTGCIGAIEGVQSEEDDGSDDGQSYFLDVFLGAQNQQAEEPLEWWMWPS, encoded by the exons ATGGAGTCTGGACGGATTTTCTTCAACCCTTCTGTAGCCTGCCATGGCAACATGTTTTTCCTCGGCAAAGGTGATTCCTTATTTCGAG GAGCAACATCGATGATGAGCATTGAGGACAGCTCAAAGAGGCGACCTTTCTTCACATCACCAGATGACTTGTTCGATGACTGCTATTATGACGAACAGTCACCGGAGAAAAAGCGCCGGTTATCTGCTGAGCAG GTGAATCTGCTGGAGAAGAGTTTTGAGGAAGAGAACAAACTGGAGCCAGAACGGAAGATCCAGTTGGCTAAGAAGCTGGGATTGCAGCCGAGACAGGTGGCTGTTTGGTTCCAGAACCGCCGCGCTCGGTGGAAGACCAAGCAACTTGAGAGAGATTACGATCTCCTTAAAGCTTCTTACGATGCTCTCCTCTCTAACTATGACACCATTTTCAAGGAGAATGAGAATCTAAAATCTCAG GTGGTTTCTTTAACTGAGAAACTTGGAGAAACAGAAGAGAATAATAAGGAAGGGAAAAAGAATGAGGCAGTGGCAACAGAAATGGCACAAGTTTTAGTAGCCCAACTGAGCAATAAGACTGAAGATGGGGTGAGTTCCGGCAGTGGTGGAAGTGCAGTGGTTGATGAGGATTATCCACAGATTGTGGAGAGTGGCGATTCGATTTCATATTTTCCAAATGATGAATACACTGGATGCATTGGGGCCATTGAGGGGGTTCAATCAGAGGAGGATGATGGCAGTGATGACGGCCAGAGTTACTTCCTCGATGTGTTTTTGGGTGCTCAGAATCAGCAGGCTGAGGAGCCATTGGAGTGGTGGATGTGGCCATCATAG
- the LOC123223106 gene encoding homeobox-leucine zipper protein HAT5-like isoform X2 has translation MESGRIFFNPSVACHGNMFFLGKGATSMMSIEDSSKRRPFFTSPDDLFDDCYYDEQSPEKKRRLSAEQVNLLEKSFEEENKLEPERKIQLAKKLGLQPRQVAVWFQNRRARWKTKQLERDYDLLKASYDALLSNYDTIFKENENLKSQVVSLTEKLGETEENNKEGKKNEAVATEMAQVLVAQLSNKTEDGVSSGSGGSAVVDEDYPQIVESGDSISYFPNDEYTGCIGAIEGVQSEEDDGSDDGQSYFLDVFLGAQNQQAEEPLEWWMWPS, from the exons ATGGAGTCTGGACGGATTTTCTTCAACCCTTCTGTAGCCTGCCATGGCAACATGTTTTTCCTCGGCAAAG GAGCAACATCGATGATGAGCATTGAGGACAGCTCAAAGAGGCGACCTTTCTTCACATCACCAGATGACTTGTTCGATGACTGCTATTATGACGAACAGTCACCGGAGAAAAAGCGCCGGTTATCTGCTGAGCAG GTGAATCTGCTGGAGAAGAGTTTTGAGGAAGAGAACAAACTGGAGCCAGAACGGAAGATCCAGTTGGCTAAGAAGCTGGGATTGCAGCCGAGACAGGTGGCTGTTTGGTTCCAGAACCGCCGCGCTCGGTGGAAGACCAAGCAACTTGAGAGAGATTACGATCTCCTTAAAGCTTCTTACGATGCTCTCCTCTCTAACTATGACACCATTTTCAAGGAGAATGAGAATCTAAAATCTCAG GTGGTTTCTTTAACTGAGAAACTTGGAGAAACAGAAGAGAATAATAAGGAAGGGAAAAAGAATGAGGCAGTGGCAACAGAAATGGCACAAGTTTTAGTAGCCCAACTGAGCAATAAGACTGAAGATGGGGTGAGTTCCGGCAGTGGTGGAAGTGCAGTGGTTGATGAGGATTATCCACAGATTGTGGAGAGTGGCGATTCGATTTCATATTTTCCAAATGATGAATACACTGGATGCATTGGGGCCATTGAGGGGGTTCAATCAGAGGAGGATGATGGCAGTGATGACGGCCAGAGTTACTTCCTCGATGTGTTTTTGGGTGCTCAGAATCAGCAGGCTGAGGAGCCATTGGAGTGGTGGATGTGGCCATCATAG